In Uranotaenia lowii strain MFRU-FL chromosome 2, ASM2978415v1, whole genome shotgun sequence, one genomic interval encodes:
- the LOC129742636 gene encoding uncharacterized protein LOC129742636, with translation MPDLQAIYDEYNEIHNAIIEAVPEDAEAQEEKFIEFEEAYNEASIKIEILMDVLQKDNQRTPANPVVAPMPLAGQVIVNTQSYRAPLPTFDGRYEAWPRFKAMFQDLMERTNDSDAVKLYHLENSLKGEAAGVIDIETLQNNHYERAWEILEQRFGNKRLILESHILGLLNMTKVQRKSSKELRNLVDECTRHIDNLVKLDQPLTGMSLMFVVTLLARALDDQTRELWEASFDQTELPQYDDMIKFLRQRVVILERCETATTAGTSKTSKFAPFKGGVSKSSHAAIATSENACDFCNGQHKNDKCPIFVGINVQKRWRKLREMKLCYNCLQNGHQMINCPSKGVCGKCFGRHHTLLHFLRDEPSKSVEGRQRLGVTERPVNASCSSVNRQPRKQIFLMTALVNLQSKGGQVHKVRALLDSGSQVNLLTESLVRKLNLPKYPTNMPVVGVGGTRSQIRHRVAVRMSSNYNDFDAIVDCLVTPRVTGTIPSTKVNVDTWHLTAGMVLADPRFNEPNDVEMLIGAEYFHAIMLRRKMHLAEKLPILLETQFGWVVTGSYEEDDGGGALCANFAVVDSLEVCLKRFFHQEELTEPETVTTEEERFEEHFQRTYRRNEDGRFVVQLPFCESVSHLEGSRSLPSKRNLIMEKNLLQNPDLREYQTLGHCREVKEDDDPPGLQAYILSHHCILKPSSCSTNLRVVFDGTAKATAFSLNDSYMDDRLSGSETVDSTKKLSRHQETLMLKGGFPIRKWCSNSEDVLEGIPDADREILVPIQDSCANEVIKALGLLWDPKRDLFLFHKSPEQTKDDSQPTKRKVLSQTARLFDLSGLVSPVSVEAKMIMQSLWAANIGWDDPVKSDLLHRWEEFQKWLTQLGKLEVPRCVVAPETKTMEIHGFADASKHAYGACVYLRSIAHCKSKVALFEEGTVPKLELWAVQLLVKLAKKVILTLKLKIEVVKLWSYSQMVLAWLKNALERLEVCFRNRVAEIVLLADDYQSGYINTAHNPADIMSRGVPSFQDGKSSPSTQARI, from the exons ATGCCAGACCTTCAAGCGATATACGATGAATACAACGAGATTCATAATGCCATCATTGAAGCCGTACCCGAAGATGCCGAGGCACAGGaggaaaaatttattgagtTTGAAGAAGCCTACAACGAGGCCTCAATAAAGATTGAGATCCTGATGGATGTGCTGCAAAAGGACAATCAGCGAACCCCAGCCAACCCCGTTGTCGCCCCGATGCCTCTGGCAGGTCAAGTGATAGTTAACACACAATCCTACCGTGCACCGTTACCCACATTTGATGGTCGCTATGAAGCATGGCCACGCTTCAAGGCCATGTTCCAGGACCTTATGGAGCGAACTAATGATTCAGATGCTGTTAAGCTATACCATCTGGAAAATTCGCTCAAAGGTGAAGCTGCAGGGGTTATAGACATTGAGACGCTACAAAACAACCACTACGAGCGAGCGTGGGAAATATTGGAGCAACGATTTGGGAACAAGCGTCTCATATTGGAAAGCCACATTCTGGGCCTCCTGAACATGACGAAGGTTCAAAGGAAAAGTTCCAAAGAACTGCGGAATCTGGTGGACGAGTGTACTCGACACATCGATAACCTAGTCAAGCTAGACCAACCTCTGACTGGTATGTCGCTAATGTTCGTGGTGACATTGCTGGCACGTGCACTGGATGATCAAACCCGTGAGCTGTGGGAAGCCTCATTTGATCAAACGGAGCTACCGCAATATGATGACATGATCAAGTTCCTGAGACAGCGAGTTGTGATATTGGAGCGCTGCGAGACCGCCACAACAGCTGGAACGTCCAAGACTTCAAAGTTTGCACCGTTCAAAGGAGGAGTCTCGAAATCATCGCATGCAGCAATAGCAACATCGGAAAATGCATGCGATTTCTGTAACGGCCagcataaaaatgacaaatgccCAATATTCGTAGGAATTAATGTTCAGAAGCGGTGGAGAAAGCTCAGAGAGATGAAGCTGTGCTACAACTGTCTTCAGAATGGGCATCAAATGATTAATTGTCCCAGCAAAGGTGTTTGTGGAAAGTGTTTTGGAAGGCATCACActcttcttcattttcttcGAGATGAACCATCAAAATCAGTCGAGGGGCGACAGAGGCTTGGCGTAACAGAGCGACCAGTCAACGCATCGTGTTCCAGCGTTAATCGCCAGCCTAGGAAGCAGATCTTCCTGATGACTGCATTGGTTAATCTTCAATCGAAAGGAGGTCAAGTTCATAAGGTGCGAGCCTTATTGGACTCTGGCTCGCAGGTCAATCTGCTGACGGAATCCTTGGTGCGGAAGCTGAACCTACCCAAGTACCCGACGAATATGCCTGTGGTCGGCGTAGGGGGAACTCGATCCCAGATACGTCATCGAGTTGCAGTCCGAATGTCTTCGAACTACAACGATTTTGACGCCATTGTGGACTGTCTTGTCACACCACGAGTGACGGGAACTATACCTTCCACCAAGGTCAATGTTGATACTTGGCATTTAACAGCCGGTATGGTGCTGGCTGACCCGAGATTTAACGAACCCAACGATGTTGAGATGCTGATTGGTGCTGAATATTTCCATGCCATTATGTTGCGAAGAAAGATGCACCTCGCCGAAAAACTGCCAATCTTGCTAGAGACTCAATTTGGATGGGTCGTTACTGGTTCTTACGAAGAGGACGACGGAGGTGGTGCACTATGCGCTAACTTTGCTGTGGTTGACAGTTTGGAGGTCTGCCTCAAACGCTTTTTCCACCAGGAGGAGTTAACTGAACCAGAGACGGTTACAACTGAGGAAGAACGCTTCGAAGAACACTTCCAACGAACCTATCGTCGCAACGAAGATGGACGATTTGTAGTTCAACTGCCATTTTGTGAATCAGTGAGCCATTTAGAAGGCTCCAGATCTCTACCATCGAAACGAAACCTCATTATGGAGAAAAACCTTTTGCAGAATCCCGACCTGAGGGAATATCAAACACTGGGCCACTGCCGTGAAGTAAAAGAGGATGACGATCCACCTGGTCTCCAAGCATATATCTTATCGCATCACTGTATCTTGAAGCCATCCAGCTGCAGTACGAATCTCCGTGTTGTGTTTGACGGGACAGCCAAGGCTACAGCATTTTCCCTGAACGATTCGTACATGGATGACAGGTTGTCTGGTTCAGAGACGGTGGATTCGACCAAGAAGTTAAGCCGTCACCAAGAGACACTGATGTTGAAAGGAGGATTCCCCATACGGAAGTGGTGTTCGAACTCCGAAGATGTGCTTGAAGGAATTCCAGACGCTGACCGAGAGATCTTGGTGCCAATTCAAGACTCCTGTGCCAATGAAGTTATCAAAGCCTTAGGACTCCTGTGGGACCCGAAAAGAGACTTGTTTCTGTTCCACAAGTCTCCTGAACAAACGAAGGATGATTCCCAGCCAACAAAACGAAAGGTGCTATCCCAAACAGCAAGGTTGTTTGACTTATCGGGCCTTGTGTCACCGGTAAGCGTAGAAGCGAAGATGATCATGCAGTCGCTGTGGGCCGCTAACATTGGTTGGGATGATCCGGTGAAGAGCGACTTGCTGCATCGATGGGAGGAGTTCCAAAAGTGGTTAACTCAGCTTGGCAAGCTCGAGGTTCCAAGATGTGTCGTAGCTCCCGAGACCAAAACAATGGAGATACATGGATTCGCTGATGCCTCGAAACATGCGTATGGTGCTTGTGTTTATCTCCGCAGcattgcacactg TAAATCGAAAGTAGCACTGTTCGAAGAAGGCACTGTTCCAAAATTAGAACTGTGGGCTGTTCAACTATTGGTTAAATTGGCGAAAAAGGTCATCCTAACGCTGAAGCTAAAAATTGAGGTTGTCAAGCTATGGTCCTATAGCCAAATGGTGTTGGCTTGGTTGAAGAATGCCTTGGAACGTCTAGAAGTGTGTTTTCGAAATCGAGTGGCTGAAATCGTTCTACTTGCCGATGATTACCAATCGGGCTACATTAACACAGCACACAATCCGGCGGATATCATGTCCCGAGGCGTTCCTTCCTTCCAAGATGGCAAGAGCTCGCCATCCACCCAGGCGCGGATCTAG